The Atribacterota bacterium genome contains the following window.
TTCTTCCCATTATCAACAAATCCTTCTATCTATTATTATTTTATTCCTTGCATCCACAGTATCAGGATGAATTGCCAATTTTTCCTTAATTAAATGTTTGAGTTCTTGATTTAGTAATTCCAGCATAGTTAGATCTACATCTTTCCAGACCATCTCCCAAATTTTTTTCTTTTTTACTGATTTTCTATTTGGTTCAATTTTATCAGCTATATAGACAACTTTTCCAATTAAACTTAATTTGCTGGAAGCTGTACTATGATATTTTATTGCATTCAATATTTCAAAAT
Protein-coding sequences here:
- the yqeK gene encoding bis(5'-nucleosyl)-tetraphosphatase (symmetrical) YqeK, producing the protein MKKTRYQHAYRVSLVAEKIAEYYDLPAESVKISGLIHDCAKDYSYDDLNNLIKKYEIKLNEVEKNIPKIWHAYVGAEMAKDIFQIDNFEILNAIKYHSTASSKLSLIGKVVYIADKIEPNRKSVKKKKIWEMVWKDVDLTMLELLNQELKHLIKEKLAIHPDTVDARNKIIIDRRIC